In Opitutaceae bacterium, the sequence GAAAAGCTGCAATCGCCCGCCTAAGCGCCCTCTTTTTCCTGATTGAGAGTGAATTTGCCCCAGGGACAAGCGCGCCTGAGTACCGCGTGCGGACTTCGACAAAGACCAGAATCGCGGCATCGCGGCAAATGATGTCAATTTCCTCCCTTTCATCCTGAGGATTGCGCCAGTTTCTCGCCCAAAGGCGATAGCCGTTCCGATGCAGGTAGTGGAGGGCCCATGTTTCGCCGTTCAAGCCCACCCACGCGCGATCACGCGGCGCTGCACCACCGCCACCCGTCCCGAACGTTTCTCCCATTTGAAACTAGACGCACGGGGGGCGCCGTGGTGACACAAAAAAGCCCGCTTCATAGCGGGCTGGGGGGGGGAAGGCGGAACGTCGCTCACACCATGTAGGAGTGGAGCGGCTTCGGATCAATTATGTTCGTCTTCGGCAACTTGGCGTGGAGTTGGTCCTTGAACCAGGCGCGGGCGGAATTCTCGCCGTGGGTGAGCACAATGCTTCGTGGAGATGCCTGGACGGCGAACTCAAGGAGTTCCTCGCGATCGGCATGTCCGCTCAACTCAAACTTCTCGATCCGGGCCTTGATCTTGGTTTTCACGTTGATCACCTCGAATAGAAACGTGTCGCCCGAGTTTGCGGCCAAGAGAGCACCGCCCGGGGTTTCAGGGTCGCAGTAGCCAACGAAGCCAATGGTGTTGTTCGAATTTCCAAGCAACCCCGAGGCAAGCGTGTAGGAGGGCGTACGTTCCACCATCATGCCGGAGCTGATCAGGTAGATGCCGTTCTGCTTGGGATCCTCGCCCGGTTTCAAAACCCGTGGAAGCGGTTGAACCTTCAACTCCTTGACGACGCTCTTGGAGAATTGGACGTGCTTCGTCTTGCGGCCTATTTCGTCGAAGTAGTCCACCAAGTCCATTCCGAGGCCGCCAGCGAACAGTTTGCATTCGGTGAGCTTACCAAACTTCCGGGCGTCGGAGAGGATCGCGAGAATCTCCTGCTGACGTCCGAGTGCGAAGACCGGTATGAGGAACGATCCTCCCGCCTTGATTGTGTGGTTGATGGCGTCGATCAGTCGGGCGACTTCGGCAATGCGGGTCTTGTCCGCGGGGCGCTCGGTTGCACCGCGGGTCGTCTCCATGATGAGGGTGTCGAAATGTCCTGCTGGGAACTTCGCTCCGGGAAGGGTGCGTTGATTTTCAAACAGCACGTCACCCGTGAAGAAGATGTGTCGGCTCTTGTGATGAATTTCGACACCGGCAGCACCTGCCACGTGACCGGCGGGATGAAAGACCAGGCTGATCTCGTCTTTCTTTGCCTTGAAGCGTTTTACCACATTGTAGGGAACGGGCGTCAGGCGCTTGGCAAGGCGATCGATTTCCTCATGGGTGAAAAGGGGGTAGTCCTTGATGCCTTCATCCTCGCGCTGGCGCATCATCACGGACGCGGAGTTGTGCAGCATGCGCTCAATGAGCATGCGGCTCGACTGGGTCATGATCACCACCGCGTCGGGTTGCTCCCTCATCAAGATCGGAAGGCTTCCAATATGGTCGAGGTGGCAATGGGTGATGATAATGAGATCGAGGCGGGTGCCGCGAAGTGGCGAAAAGTCGGGTGCCGCAATGCGGCCGGCCTTCTTTGGATTGAGGCCGCTGTCGACGACGATGTTGAGGTCACCGATCTGCACAAAATGGCAGTTGGCACCAATCTCACCGTCCCGATTCAAATCAATTAGCTTCATGTAAACGGTCAGGAAACAGGTCTGGGGCCGGTGTCGGCAATGTTAATTTATGGGGGCCCCTCCATTGCGCACCCAAGAACCGTTGCGAACGCGCGGGTGGGCTGCGCGATGCAGGATTTGAAGTCGCGTCGCCCCCAATGCAAGGCCCGGGAGGAGGGGGGTACATGCGCCCCGTTCCAAACGCGACGAAACGTCAGTTGGGAATGATCAGCTCGAAAGGTGCCAGGACGACGTGGATGCGGTTGCCCTCCTCGTCGAGACCGTGGAACGCTCCGCAGGCGCGGGCATTGCAACCCGTGACGTGATACGAATTGTACGAAAACTGCTCCCCCGGCTCCAAGCGGGGAGTCTCTCCCACGATTTTGTCGCCTTCCACCACAAGCTGAGACCCGTCTTCGTGGTGAATCACCCACTTGCGCCCCAGCAGCGTGACGACTCGGTCGGAGTTGTTCTGGATGGTGATGAAATAGACGAACGCGTGCGGCTGGTCAGGCGGCAGGGAGATCCCACCGTGGTGGTATACGAGCTTATCGAGGTGGGCCGTGAGGCCCGGTAGCAGGACGGAAGACACGCGAGAACTTCGGCAGGGAACTCAGAATGAGTGCGTTGACAACCTTTCTGTGCTGAAAGCTACGCGGTTGGGGTGGGGATCGCAAATGAAGGGAACCGAAAGAGTGGGTTGCGCGCACTGTCGAGGGTCGTTCCAATTTACAGGGTGACATTGTCCGATGCCTCCACGCTCGTGCTGCTTTCCTTTACCGGCTCCGCCCATTGTGCGGGCATGTGCGGCGGCTTTGCGCTGGCGGCTTCCTCGCCCTCCGTGCGGGCTGGAATGTGGGCCCGATTGCTCGCCCACCATGCCGGCAAGACCCTGTCCTACGTATCCGTCGGACTGATACTTCTCCTGTTTCTGGAGCATGCATGGGCGTCGGGAATCGTGGCACGCGTGCAGGATGTCCTCGGCTGGCTGCTCGCTGCCTCGCTCCTGGGGCTGGGAGTGGCCCAGGTAATCGGGTGGCGCTGGCAGGCGCCCTGGGAGTCGCGTTTGGGTTCGATGAAGTCCGGGTGCAACGTCGGCGTTTTGGGCCAGACTGGTGTCGTGCGCGCCGGCCTGATCGGGTGGCTTAACGGGTTTCTGCCCTGTGGACTGTCCCTTTCAGCGATGCTCCTCGTGCTCCGGTCGCGTGACGTAGGGGAGGTGGCGGTTGGCCTGGCGTTGTTCGGCTTGGGTACCCTGCCCATTCTTGCCGCAACCGTGGTGGTAGGAAGCCGGCTTTCAGTGCCAATTCGGTTGCGGCTCGCACGCTTGTCGGGGTGGCTGCTTGTCGTCCTTGCCTTGATCACCTTTCTCCGCGCAACGGAACTGGGCAGGGCCTGGTTGCATGCCGGCTTCGGATGGTTGCCCGGGGCTCCCGTGGATCCTTGGTGCCGGTAGATGGAGAACTCTTGCCACCCCATAGACAAAGCAGCAAGAAAGGACGACTATGGAAAAGCTTGCCCTCCTGTCCGTGAGTGACAAACGCGGCCTCGTCGATTTTGCGACGGCCCTGGTGAATCAGCATGGCTTTCGCCTTCTCTCCACCGGGGGCACGGCCAAGTTGCTGGCTGAGAAGGGTCTGCCGGTTACAGAGGTGAGCCAGCACACCGGTTTCCCTGAGATCATGGAGGGGCGGGTCAAGACCCTGCACCCGAAGATTCACGGTGGCCTGCTATGTCGACGCGACAAGGAAGAGCATCTCGCACAGGCGAAAGCCAATGCAATCGCAATGATCGACCTGGTGGTCGTGAACCTTTATCCCTTTGAGCAAACGGTCGCCAAGAAGGATGTCCATTTTGAGGAGGCAATTGAGAATATCGACATTGGCGGCCCGTCCATGCTCCGGTCGGCGGCCAAGAACCACGAGAGCGTGGCGGTCGTATGCGATCCGGACGATTACACGGCGGTGCTCGGCGCCTATGCCGACCCCGCCAAGCTCCCTGAACTGCGACGCAAGCTGGCTCTCAAGGTTTTCCAGCGAACCGCCGCCTACGATGCCGCGATCGCCAAGTATTTGGAAGGCGAATTGAACGGGCCGAACCTGGAGGCTCTGTCGGGCCTGCCGGAGACATTTTCCCTTTCCCTCAAGAAGGCGCAGGCGCTGCGGTACGGCGAGAACCCGCA encodes:
- a CDS encoding YraN family protein; this translates as MGETFGTGGGGAAPRDRAWVGLNGETWALHYLHRNGYRLWARNWRNPQDEREEIDIICRDAAILVFVEVRTRYSGALVPGANSLSIRKKRALRRAIAAFLAGLPAGWRPATTRCDLVEVSWSPLDEPEIRHYQGISLRTPRPWR
- a CDS encoding MBL fold metallo-hydrolase, with translation MKLIDLNRDGEIGANCHFVQIGDLNIVVDSGLNPKKAGRIAAPDFSPLRGTRLDLIIITHCHLDHIGSLPILMREQPDAVVIMTQSSRMLIERMLHNSASVMMRQREDEGIKDYPLFTHEEIDRLAKRLTPVPYNVVKRFKAKKDEISLVFHPAGHVAGAAGVEIHHKSRHIFFTGDVLFENQRTLPGAKFPAGHFDTLIMETTRGATERPADKTRIAEVARLIDAINHTIKAGGSFLIPVFALGRQQEILAILSDARKFGKLTECKLFAGGLGMDLVDYFDEIGRKTKHVQFSKSVVKELKVQPLPRVLKPGEDPKQNGIYLISSGMMVERTPSYTLASGLLGNSNNTIGFVGYCDPETPGGALLAANSGDTFLFEVINVKTKIKARIEKFELSGHADREELLEFAVQASPRSIVLTHGENSARAWFKDQLHAKLPKTNIIDPKPLHSYMV
- a CDS encoding ApaG domain — its product is MSSVLLPGLTAHLDKLVYHHGGISLPPDQPHAFVYFITIQNNSDRVVTLLGRKWVIHHEDGSQLVVEGDKIVGETPRLEPGEQFSYNSYHVTGCNARACGAFHGLDEEGNRIHVVLAPFELIIPN
- a CDS encoding sulfite exporter TauE/SafE family protein, which encodes MTLSDASTLVLLSFTGSAHCAGMCGGFALAASSPSVRAGMWARLLAHHAGKTLSYVSVGLILLLFLEHAWASGIVARVQDVLGWLLAASLLGLGVAQVIGWRWQAPWESRLGSMKSGCNVGVLGQTGVVRAGLIGWLNGFLPCGLSLSAMLLVLRSRDVGEVAVGLALFGLGTLPILAATVVVGSRLSVPIRLRLARLSGWLLVVLALITFLRATELGRAWLHAGFGWLPGAPVDPWCR